A genome region from Pseudodesulfovibrio alkaliphilus includes the following:
- a CDS encoding gamma-glutamylcyclotransferase family protein, which yields MRKTSIRRGQRGVDVPQTRRSGGGGRQGGRHLVFVYGTLKRGFSNHFFLGRACFVGCGQTVERFALYVDEYPGVYPGEPVSRVQGEVYAVNEAMLARLDALEDHPTLYRREEVEVALDDGLVVKAWIYFYPHRGGRLVEGGEFRP from the coding sequence ATGCGCAAAACGTCAATCAGGCGAGGGCAGAGAGGGGTGGATGTGCCGCAGACGCGTCGGTCCGGTGGCGGCGGAAGGCAGGGGGGAAGGCATCTGGTTTTTGTCTATGGCACCTTGAAGCGCGGTTTTTCCAATCATTTTTTCCTCGGGCGGGCATGTTTTGTCGGGTGCGGGCAGACGGTGGAGCGATTCGCATTGTATGTGGACGAATATCCCGGCGTGTATCCCGGCGAGCCGGTGAGCAGGGTGCAGGGGGAGGTGTATGCGGTGAATGAAGCCATGCTGGCCCGGCTCGATGCCCTGGAAGACCATCCGACCCTCTACCGGCGCGAGGAGGTCGAGGTGGCCCTGGACGACGGGCTCGTGGTGAAGGCCTGGATATATTTCTATCCGCACCGGGGCGGGCGACTCGTCGAGGGGGGTGAATTCCGGCCCTGA
- a CDS encoding glycerol-3-phosphate responsive antiterminator — translation MDTIRRERVIAAIADLQHVVTALESDIHTVFLLHDNVRELEQAVGVLRGNGKRVFIHFDMVEGLAPNPAGLEHLRSLFSFDGVITTKGGVIRKGKKLGLVTIQRIFMIDSRSIDTAVSAVGKYEPDAVEIMPGLLAKAVHHLHGLIRPPLITGGMISTREEVEMMLATPVAAISASVTGLWVPVPFCLDSAHHVTREGAELS, via the coding sequence ATGGACACCATCAGGCGCGAGCGGGTCATTGCAGCCATTGCGGATTTGCAGCATGTGGTCACGGCTTTGGAGTCCGACATTCATACGGTGTTCCTGCTTCATGATAACGTGAGGGAGCTTGAGCAGGCGGTAGGTGTGCTTCGCGGAAACGGCAAGCGGGTGTTCATCCATTTCGACATGGTGGAGGGGCTGGCTCCGAATCCGGCCGGGCTGGAGCATTTGAGGAGTCTGTTTTCCTTTGACGGCGTGATCACCACCAAAGGCGGGGTCATTCGCAAGGGCAAAAAGCTTGGGCTTGTGACCATTCAACGAATCTTCATGATCGACTCCCGTTCCATTGACACGGCCGTGAGCGCGGTCGGGAAATACGAGCCGGATGCCGTGGAGATCATGCCCGGCTTGCTCGCCAAGGCTGTCCATCATCTCCATGGATTAATTCGTCCGCCCCTTATCACGGGGGGCATGATCTCTACGCGAGAGGAAGTAGAAATGATGCTCGCAACACCTGTGGCCGCCATCTCTGCTTCCGTCACCGGGCTGTGGGTTCCGGTGCCGTTTTGTCTGGACAGTGCCCATCACGTGACAAGGGAGGGGGCAGAGCTGTCTTGA
- a CDS encoding HAD-IIA family hydrolase, which yields MPKHFQELKEKRLFLFDMDGTLNNGPQCITGTVECLKAIADMGAHSCILTNNSSRTRQECRHILAGFGCDVPETNIYTAGTIAAHYIASHWPGSSVYVLGNTALKEACGEFGLSVTDSPATTPDTVLVGLDPTLSYSKLSTACMHLRAGARYLATHHDMICPVGEGRIVPDIGCTLAYIQAATGLQPLSTGKPNPYVLAVIREKHPVPLEHIIMVGDRLTTDIALGVYGSIATALVFSGVTSRKEYDQSAYTTPHVFSHVGELASVLKRHEAEEAGRA from the coding sequence ATGCCTAAACATTTTCAAGAGCTTAAGGAAAAGCGTCTTTTCCTTTTCGACATGGACGGCACTCTGAATAACGGCCCGCAGTGCATCACGGGCACCGTCGAGTGCCTGAAGGCTATCGCTGACATGGGGGCGCACTCCTGCATATTGACTAACAATTCTTCCAGAACCAGGCAGGAATGCCGGCACATTCTGGCAGGATTCGGCTGCGACGTCCCGGAAACGAACATCTACACCGCCGGAACAATCGCCGCCCATTACATTGCATCCCACTGGCCGGGATCAAGCGTCTATGTACTCGGCAATACGGCCTTGAAAGAGGCGTGTGGGGAGTTCGGTCTCAGCGTAACCGACAGCCCGGCCACCACGCCGGACACGGTGCTGGTCGGCCTTGATCCCACCTTGAGCTACAGCAAGCTATCCACTGCCTGCATGCACCTCAGGGCCGGAGCCCGCTACCTGGCCACGCACCACGACATGATCTGCCCGGTAGGCGAGGGGCGGATCGTGCCCGATATCGGCTGCACACTGGCCTATATCCAGGCCGCCACCGGGCTCCAGCCTCTGAGCACGGGAAAACCAAATCCGTATGTACTTGCAGTGATCCGCGAGAAACACCCGGTTCCGCTGGAGCACATCATCATGGTCGGGGACAGGCTCACCACCGATATCGCTCTCGGCGTGTACGGCAGTATTGCCACGGCGCTAGTGTTCAGCGGAGTCACCTCACGCAAGGAATACGACCAGTCCGCCTACACAACCCCGCATGTGTTCTCCCATGTCGGCGAGCTTGCCAGCGTCCTGAAGAGGCATGAAGCCGAGGAGGCGGGCCGTGCTTAA
- a CDS encoding carbohydrate ABC transporter permease — protein MLKRLHILLLAPSAALLFLFTYKPFFQAVIESMYDSRATSSGQFVGLANFVRLFDDPAFMAAVINNIIYVVFTVIPSLIIGLFFALLLKENSRANRWLRSIFFFPTLVPLVAAAALWSFIFLPGVGLLDHYLSVFIRSSHHNFLGQENTALTVLIIISIWKYSGYYMLFFLAGLQSIPDDALEAAHIEGASPWQGFYHVTLPLLRPTLTFVGTIALVYSFTQIDHIPAMTNGGPGHSTTVLLYYIQTITMESQDLGKAYAATLCTVVGLFFLTWLNNALLDSGVDYER, from the coding sequence GTGCTTAAACGTCTTCACATTCTGCTGCTTGCGCCCAGTGCGGCACTGCTGTTCCTTTTTACCTACAAGCCCTTTTTCCAGGCGGTCATCGAATCGATGTACGACTCCCGCGCCACCAGCAGCGGTCAGTTCGTGGGATTGGCGAATTTCGTCCGTCTCTTCGATGATCCCGCCTTCATGGCCGCAGTCATCAACAACATCATTTATGTAGTATTCACGGTGATCCCCAGCCTGATCATCGGCTTGTTCTTCGCATTGCTTCTCAAGGAAAACTCGCGGGCCAACCGCTGGCTGCGCTCCATATTCTTCTTTCCCACCCTTGTGCCGCTGGTTGCGGCCGCCGCCCTATGGTCGTTCATCTTTCTGCCCGGCGTGGGCCTGCTGGACCACTACCTCTCCGTCTTCATCAGGAGCAGCCACCACAACTTTCTGGGACAGGAGAACACGGCGCTTACGGTGCTCATTATCATCAGCATATGGAAATACTCCGGCTATTACATGCTCTTTTTCCTCGCTGGTCTGCAGTCCATCCCAGACGACGCCCTGGAAGCGGCCCACATCGAGGGGGCTTCGCCCTGGCAAGGATTCTATCACGTCACCTTGCCGCTTTTACGGCCCACGCTGACCTTTGTGGGAACCATAGCCCTGGTCTATTCCTTTACCCAGATTGATCATATCCCGGCCATGACCAACGGCGGTCCAGGCCATTCCACCACAGTGCTGCTCTACTACATCCAGACCATAACCATGGAATCGCAGGATCTGGGCAAGGCTTACGCCGCGACCCTATGCACGGTCGTGGGTCTCTTTTTCCTCACCTGGCTCAACAACGCACTTCTTGATTCCGGAGTTGACTATGAGCGGTAA
- a CDS encoding carbohydrate ABC transporter permease codes for MGTIICALIGAVWALPFVWMITASLRPDSGGADIASLIPQWPLSVGYFQDALIYADWGTLYRNTIIFSVGILSAQLFSITTAGYVFAFVPFRGRELVFRLFLVQLMLWPIVLMVPNMVTLKSLGLLDTLLGAMLPYMASAFGIFMVRQAFRSVPKEMIEAAQVEGANLLHIFILVLLPAIWPTLLAFSIVSLTTHWNEYLWPLMVLSDMDTHTLTIGLVSFTTSAESGAEWGLIAAGTLLVCLPITLTFVLFQKHFISSFGFTQYK; via the coding sequence ATGGGAACGATCATTTGCGCCTTGATCGGCGCGGTGTGGGCTCTCCCCTTTGTCTGGATGATCACGGCTTCCCTGCGTCCGGATTCCGGCGGGGCGGACATCGCATCGCTCATTCCCCAATGGCCCCTCTCGGTAGGGTATTTCCAGGACGCACTCATCTACGCGGACTGGGGAACCCTCTACCGCAATACCATTATCTTCAGCGTCGGCATCCTCTCGGCTCAACTTTTCTCCATCACCACGGCAGGCTATGTCTTCGCCTTTGTACCGTTTCGGGGCAGAGAGCTGGTCTTTCGGCTCTTTCTTGTGCAACTGATGCTCTGGCCCATCGTGCTCATGGTGCCCAACATGGTGACGCTCAAGTCGCTGGGCCTGCTGGACACCCTCCTTGGCGCCATGCTTCCATACATGGCTTCGGCCTTTGGCATCTTCATGGTCCGCCAGGCGTTCCGCAGCGTGCCAAAAGAGATGATCGAGGCCGCGCAGGTGGAGGGAGCCAACCTCCTCCACATCTTCATCCTTGTGCTGCTGCCCGCCATCTGGCCGACGCTCCTGGCCTTCAGCATCGTCAGCCTCACGACCCATTGGAACGAATATCTCTGGCCGCTCATGGTCCTCAGCGACATGGACACCCATACCCTGACCATCGGACTGGTAAGCTTCACCACCAGCGCCGAATCCGGGGCCGAGTGGGGGCTCATTGCCGCAGGCACCCTGCTCGTATGCCTGCCCATAACCTTAACATTCGTCCTGTTCCAGAAGCACTTCATCAGCAGCTTCGGATTCACTCAATATAAATGA
- a CDS encoding phosphodiesterase — MLIAHISDLHIRPHGVKLYDFVDTNALISRHVATLNSIAKTTDRPDAVIITGDIVNCGQKQEYAMARRILGQITLPVYIIPGNHDNNAHLLEALMDICPPLENVDKSGEHNIRYTVEDYAVRFIMLDSSISGELHGEIGREQMAWLARELQKDTDRETAVCMHHHPLPSGNAHMDAIRCRDGQALIDMLKGYPNVTRLLCGHTHRSIFQNVGHILICTVPGAAHQVPFHSTDLDGSYTLEPPALYFHRHTPETGLVTYSQSLAPFDGPYPFDSACACPEGQL, encoded by the coding sequence ATGCTCATCGCCCACATATCCGATCTGCACATTCGCCCGCACGGGGTGAAGCTCTACGATTTTGTGGATACCAACGCGCTCATCAGCCGCCATGTGGCAACGCTCAACAGCATCGCCAAGACAACGGACAGGCCTGATGCGGTGATCATCACCGGAGACATTGTCAACTGCGGGCAAAAACAGGAGTATGCGATGGCACGGCGCATCCTTGGACAGATAACCCTGCCTGTCTACATCATCCCGGGAAACCACGACAACAACGCGCATCTCCTTGAAGCGCTCATGGACATCTGTCCGCCGCTCGAAAATGTCGACAAATCCGGCGAGCACAACATTCGCTACACCGTTGAAGACTATGCTGTGCGCTTCATCATGCTCGACTCCTCCATCAGCGGCGAGTTGCACGGCGAGATAGGCCGAGAACAGATGGCCTGGCTGGCAAGGGAACTGCAGAAGGACACGGACAGGGAAACCGCCGTGTGCATGCACCACCACCCCCTGCCTTCGGGCAACGCCCACATGGACGCCATCAGGTGCCGTGACGGCCAAGCGCTCATCGACATGTTGAAGGGATACCCAAATGTCACGCGATTGCTGTGCGGCCACACGCACCGCTCCATTTTCCAGAACGTAGGCCACATCCTCATCTGCACCGTGCCCGGTGCCGCCCACCAGGTGCCCTTTCACAGTACGGACCTGGACGGTTCCTACACCCTTGAACCCCCCGCACTCTATTTTCACCGCCATACACCCGAAACCGGCCTGGTCACCTACAGCCAGTCGCTGGCACCCTTCGACGGACCGTATCCGTTCGATAGTGCCTGCGCCTGCCCTGAAGGCCAGCTGTAA
- a CDS encoding ABC transporter ATP-binding protein, producing MSSVRLNNVAKHFGAAKIIQNLSLAINDGEFIAVVGPSGSGKSTVLRLISGLEPVTEGTIQIGPRDVTTLHPKKRNVAMVFQNYALYPHMSVERNILFGMKIRKESREAQRKALSRVVEILHLEGLLKRKPRQLSGGQRQRVAMARAIVRRPELFLMDEPLSNLDAKLRNEVRLSIMELHRKLKTTTVYVTHDQVEAMTMADRIVVLRDGIIQQVGTPQELYQTPANLFVARFIGSPAMNIIDIACENGSLRLPNGLKVPTPAFVKPALNQARTVRMGIRPEHIILASEGQADDQGSGLVSLAGTLSTVEMLGSDIVLHTTGGSNGLRVRVANHGVPYASGDTTRLLLDLSKAHFFSAEGKERLC from the coding sequence ATGAGCAGTGTCCGCTTGAACAACGTCGCAAAACACTTCGGCGCCGCAAAAATCATCCAGAACCTGTCCCTGGCCATCAACGACGGGGAATTCATCGCTGTTGTCGGACCTTCGGGAAGCGGCAAGTCCACTGTTTTACGGCTTATCTCCGGCCTTGAGCCGGTCACGGAAGGGACCATACAGATCGGCCCGCGGGATGTGACCACGCTGCATCCCAAAAAACGCAATGTGGCCATGGTCTTTCAAAACTACGCCCTCTACCCGCACATGAGCGTGGAACGCAACATCCTCTTTGGCATGAAAATCAGAAAGGAAAGCCGCGAAGCGCAGCGGAAGGCCCTCAGTCGGGTCGTGGAAATCCTGCACCTTGAGGGATTGCTGAAGCGCAAGCCGCGCCAGCTTTCCGGCGGACAGCGGCAGCGCGTGGCAATGGCCCGCGCCATCGTACGCAGACCCGAGTTGTTTCTCATGGATGAGCCGCTCTCCAACCTCGACGCCAAACTTCGCAACGAGGTTCGCCTGTCTATCATGGAGCTTCACCGCAAACTGAAGACCACCACCGTGTATGTGACCCACGACCAAGTGGAGGCCATGACCATGGCTGACCGCATCGTGGTGCTGCGCGACGGGATCATCCAGCAGGTGGGCACGCCGCAGGAGCTATACCAGACTCCCGCCAACCTCTTTGTGGCGCGGTTCATCGGCTCGCCTGCCATGAACATTATCGACATAGCCTGCGAGAATGGTTCACTGCGTCTGCCAAACGGGTTGAAAGTTCCTACCCCAGCATTCGTGAAGCCTGCCCTGAATCAAGCCAGGACAGTGCGGATGGGCATCCGCCCCGAGCACATAATTCTAGCCTCCGAAGGACAAGCCGATGATCAAGGGAGCGGCCTCGTAAGCCTCGCCGGCACGCTTTCGACCGTCGAAATGCTCGGCAGCGACATCGTGCTCCACACAACCGGCGGTTCCAACGGACTCAGAGTGCGCGTGGCAAACCATGGCGTACCCTATGCAAGCGGGGACACCACCCGACTCCTGCTGGACCTTAGCAAGGCGCACTTCTTCTCCGCAGAGGGCAAGGAACGCCTGTGCTGA
- a CDS encoding ABC transporter substrate-binding protein: MRNVRIVLFLVLAVMLISSAATAATRIDFMFPSPVQGKLAKEMTTIVTEYNKSQSEVEVRGIFTGDYDTTKVKAEAAAKAGNPPALVIMMANLIPDLAINGFIAPIQTLARHANVDADTFLAEEFWPALRQNASFSGEAYGIPFHNSTPVMYYNKTMFNKMGIEPPTTWAEVVEAAKKIANPDQGRWGIMLPSVNTDYCGWILSSLVMANGGQYYNSKYPGEVYYTAPTTVGAMTFWRDLVFKHKVMPQGVLTPNTISSTFFAGQLGMAFLSTGALGHMRENSKDFELGVAFMPQKVTRGVLIGGASLVTFKGISEEQQKAAWKFMSYLTSPEVSGRWSRFTGYFAPRMKAYDLPEMKQYLTQHPDAKTALDQLKYAQPWYSTYETIAVRKAMENNMARLLNDPNLKPAEAARAAQNEADEILAPYVEKTALQLP; encoded by the coding sequence ATGAGAAATGTACGAATCGTGCTGTTCCTGGTCCTAGCGGTAATGCTCATCAGCAGCGCCGCAACGGCCGCAACCAGGATCGACTTCATGTTCCCTTCCCCGGTACAGGGCAAGCTGGCCAAGGAAATGACCACCATCGTCACCGAGTACAACAAGTCACAGTCCGAGGTCGAAGTGCGCGGCATCTTCACTGGCGACTACGACACCACCAAGGTCAAGGCCGAGGCCGCCGCCAAGGCGGGCAATCCTCCGGCGCTGGTCATCATGATGGCAAACCTCATACCCGACCTGGCCATCAACGGCTTCATCGCGCCCATCCAGACCCTGGCCCGACACGCCAATGTGGACGCCGACACATTCCTTGCCGAGGAGTTCTGGCCTGCGTTGCGACAGAACGCCTCCTTCAGCGGCGAGGCTTACGGCATCCCATTCCACAACTCCACCCCGGTCATGTACTATAACAAGACCATGTTCAACAAAATGGGCATTGAACCGCCCACCACGTGGGCCGAAGTGGTCGAAGCAGCGAAAAAGATAGCCAATCCGGACCAAGGCCGCTGGGGCATCATGCTCCCGAGCGTGAACACCGACTACTGCGGGTGGATCCTTTCCTCCCTGGTCATGGCCAATGGCGGCCAATACTACAACTCCAAGTATCCTGGCGAGGTCTACTACACCGCACCGACCACGGTTGGAGCAATGACCTTCTGGCGCGACCTGGTGTTCAAACACAAGGTCATGCCCCAAGGCGTTCTGACCCCCAACACCATCTCTTCCACCTTCTTCGCCGGCCAGCTCGGCATGGCGTTTCTCTCCACTGGCGCATTGGGCCACATGCGCGAAAACTCCAAGGACTTCGAACTTGGTGTGGCCTTCATGCCGCAGAAAGTCACCCGCGGCGTTCTTATCGGCGGAGCTTCACTGGTCACCTTCAAAGGCATCTCCGAAGAGCAGCAAAAGGCTGCGTGGAAGTTCATGAGCTATCTGACCAGCCCCGAGGTGTCCGGCCGCTGGAGCCGGTTCACCGGGTATTTCGCCCCGCGCATGAAGGCATACGACCTGCCGGAAATGAAACAGTATCTCACACAACACCCAGACGCCAAGACCGCTCTGGACCAGCTCAAATACGCGCAACCCTGGTACTCCACCTACGAGACTATCGCCGTACGCAAAGCCATGGAAAACAACATGGCCCGTCTGCTCAACGATCCGAACCTGAAGCCTGCGGAGGCCGCCCGCGCCGCGCAAAACGAAGCCGACGAAATCCTTGCTCCCTACGTGGAGAAGACGGCCCTGCAACTGCCTTAG
- a CDS encoding bifunctional metallophosphatase/5'-nucleotidase: protein MLLTVRFWLAFMMVLTLGAQAPALELTVLHINDSHSFLDDTAERLLPGGTPVTARLGGWARLARAVEEERDAGRADNRSVALFHAGDAVQGDLYFTRYGGRPEMELLDRLGFEAMVLGNHEFDRGGAFLARMLGFARLPVLGANVDASGVPELAGRITPFVVLDFNGESVGVVGLSLRDTPVLSSPGPGLSFSDEAAAARSAVAELERAGVNKIILLTHVGLARDMELAATVPGVDLIVGGHSHSLLGDAEALAGLGLTADNAYPVLVAGPDGDPVYVVTAWKWARVLGRFDVSFDKSGRITAAQGRPLLLVGDVFEASGADGERETLTGRAREDILALVNRNPAAAVVPADAQIDAFLKPYRDGVAAMRQETVGRASADLPHIRVPDMDVTGRGLHGGSLIAPLVARSMLERLAATGGPADMALINAGSVRHGLEQGGITVGMIHTMLPFGNTIVVVELTGAQVVRALENGVGRGGGAFPYVSGMRFKADMNRPEGSRISDVALVGVGGAAIPLDPARTYRVATNAYVARGGDGYAVMQEASNATDTGFVDALVFLGFVAGTKVLDPPTTTGVTYIPVR from the coding sequence ATGCTGTTGACAGTCCGATTCTGGCTCGCCTTCATGATGGTGCTGACCCTGGGTGCTCAGGCCCCGGCTCTGGAGCTGACGGTACTCCACATCAACGATTCCCATTCCTTCCTGGATGACACTGCCGAGAGGCTGCTGCCGGGCGGTACGCCGGTTACGGCCCGGCTGGGCGGCTGGGCCCGGCTTGCCCGTGCCGTGGAGGAGGAGCGTGATGCGGGCCGTGCAGACAATCGTTCCGTGGCCCTATTTCACGCGGGCGATGCAGTGCAGGGCGACCTGTATTTCACCAGATACGGGGGCAGACCCGAGATGGAGTTGCTCGACCGGCTCGGCTTCGAGGCCATGGTTCTTGGCAATCATGAGTTTGACCGGGGCGGTGCGTTTCTGGCCCGTATGCTCGGGTTCGCCCGGCTTCCGGTGCTGGGGGCCAATGTGGATGCCTCAGGCGTGCCGGAATTGGCCGGACGCATCACTCCGTTTGTGGTGCTCGATTTCAATGGCGAGTCGGTTGGCGTCGTCGGCCTGAGCCTGCGCGATACCCCTGTCCTGTCCAGCCCCGGGCCGGGTCTCTCCTTTTCCGACGAAGCCGCTGCGGCGCGGAGCGCCGTTGCCGAGCTTGAGCGGGCAGGGGTGAACAAGATCATTCTGCTCACCCATGTGGGCCTTGCCCGCGACATGGAGCTGGCGGCCACGGTGCCAGGAGTGGACCTGATTGTGGGTGGCCACTCCCATTCCCTGCTTGGCGATGCCGAGGCCCTGGCTGGCCTGGGCCTGACAGCGGACAACGCCTATCCTGTGCTGGTGGCCGGACCGGACGGCGACCCGGTGTATGTGGTCACGGCCTGGAAATGGGCGCGTGTGCTCGGCCGGTTCGATGTTTCCTTTGACAAGTCTGGCAGGATCACGGCTGCGCAGGGCAGGCCGCTCCTGCTGGTTGGCGATGTCTTTGAGGCCAGCGGGGCTGACGGGGAACGGGAAACCCTTACAGGCCGGGCCAGGGAAGATATCCTGGCCTTGGTGAACCGGAATCCGGCGGCGGCAGTGGTGCCTGCGGACGCGCAGATCGATGCCTTTCTCAAGCCTTATCGCGATGGCGTGGCGGCCATGCGTCAAGAGACGGTGGGCAGGGCGTCCGCCGACCTGCCCCATATCCGGGTTCCGGATATGGACGTGACCGGGCGCGGTCTGCACGGCGGCAGTCTGATCGCCCCCTTGGTCGCCCGTTCCATGCTCGAGAGGCTCGCGGCCACGGGCGGCCCGGCGGACATGGCCCTGATCAATGCGGGCAGCGTACGCCACGGGCTGGAGCAGGGCGGCATCACCGTGGGCATGATCCATACCATGCTGCCTTTCGGGAATACGATCGTTGTCGTGGAGCTGACCGGAGCCCAGGTCGTGCGTGCGCTGGAAAACGGCGTGGGACGAGGCGGCGGGGCCTTTCCCTACGTGTCGGGAATGCGCTTCAAGGCCGACATGAACCGCCCCGAAGGCTCACGAATCAGCGATGTGGCACTGGTCGGCGTCGGGGGCGCAGCCATTCCGCTGGACCCTGCACGCACCTATCGGGTGGCGACCAACGCCTATGTCGCACGGGGCGGGGATGGCTATGCGGTCATGCAAGAGGCCTCGAACGCCACGGACACGGGCTTCGTGGACGCCCTGGTCTTCCTCGGGTTCGTGGCCGGGACCAAAGTCCTGGACCCGCCGACAACCACTGGTGTCACTTACATTCCTGTCCGTTAA
- a CDS encoding HypC/HybG/HupF family hydrogenase formation chaperone — MCLAIPAEILEINDGVATCRVGEGDTTVQASIMLLDEEVTLGDYIIIHAGFALRRLDPKEAQETLKILRDMVELLGGDNYRHEML, encoded by the coding sequence ATGTGCCTCGCGATTCCAGCAGAAATACTTGAGATCAACGATGGCGTCGCCACCTGCCGAGTGGGCGAAGGGGATACCACGGTCCAGGCCTCCATCATGCTTCTGGACGAGGAAGTCACCCTGGGCGACTACATCATCATCCACGCCGGGTTCGCCTTGCGCAGGCTCGATCCCAAGGAGGCTCAGGAAACCCTGAAAATCCTGCGCGATATGGTGGAATTGCTTGGCGGCGATAATTATCGCCACGAGATGCTCTAG
- a CDS encoding HyaD/HybD family hydrogenase maturation endopeptidase, with protein MSGSEKRILVLGVGNILYTDEGFGVRVAEELIQKYEFSSNVEVLDGGTLGLKLMGPIMESDVLIIVDIVLNEGQPGDLFRLLGEDLSKACAFKNSMHQTDLLDTLAQCSLIGHVPEEVVLLGVEPYNYQDLSAALSPDLEARLPEVADAVLAEVERAGGEFALRTEMNPATEKIYVPRDSSRNT; from the coding sequence ATGTCAGGAAGTGAAAAGCGCATCCTTGTTCTCGGCGTCGGCAACATCCTCTACACCGACGAGGGGTTCGGCGTCCGTGTGGCCGAGGAGCTGATCCAGAAATACGAATTCTCGTCCAATGTCGAGGTGCTCGACGGCGGTACCCTGGGCCTCAAGCTCATGGGGCCGATCATGGAGTCCGATGTCCTGATCATTGTGGACATCGTGCTCAACGAGGGCCAGCCCGGCGACCTCTTCCGTCTGCTGGGCGAAGATCTGAGCAAGGCCTGCGCCTTCAAGAACTCCATGCACCAGACCGATCTGCTCGACACCCTCGCCCAGTGCAGCCTGATCGGCCATGTGCCCGAGGAGGTGGTCCTGCTCGGAGTGGAACCATATAACTATCAGGACCTCTCTGCCGCCCTGTCGCCGGACCTGGAAGCTCGGCTGCCCGAGGTCGCGGACGCCGTGCTCGCCGAAGTGGAGCGGGCGGGGGGGGAATTCGCCCTGCGAACCGAGATGAACCCAGCAACGGAGAAGATCTATGTGCCTCGCGATTCCAGCAGAAATACTTGA